A window from Plasmodium cynomolgi strain B DNA, chromosome 7, whole genome shotgun sequence encodes these proteins:
- a CDS encoding hypothetical protein (putative): protein THTYSKYTPQKDCPPPVGSRHLRQIKPHMSILTKIKNYTVKAIYKTKLLTYVNDINNLNLRNEKNEFYLIALPLSDKFNPFVGTFCHNNIQYSDKASLPVFIYDILLNKHIEVPWNFVIEKVDIKKKPFYKNMRMSDTNAFSTYPNINKLDRVFINVLDFKAKKNFIFLPTWIMQSLQLECFDVVRIRFVKLETASSVVLQPHHKKFFNLSEPKKTLEEKLRYYSCLTKHGTICINHDGVDYYFDVIKMDAGKKKDVEVASIQDADVIFDFVKEKYDK from the exons ACCCACACTTACTCGAAGTACACCCCGCAGAAGGACTGCCCTCCCCCAGTGGGCAGCAGACACTTGCGTCAAATCAAACCGCACATGagcattttaacaaaaattaaaaactacACCGTTAAGGCGATCTACAAAACGAAG CTGCTCACATACGTAAACGACATAAACAACCTAAACCTGCGGAACgagaaaaacgaattttatttaatcgCACTACCCCTCAGCGATAAGTTCAACCCCTTCGTCG GTACCTTTTGCCACAACAACATCCAGTACAGCGACAAGGCGTCCCTCCCTGTGTTCATATATGACATT CTCCTAAACAAGCACATCGAAGTGCCCTGGAATTTCGTCATTGAAAAAgtagacataaaaaaaaaacccttttacaaaaatatgcgcATGTCGGATACGAATGCTTTCTCCACATACCCAAATATCAACA AATTAGACAGAGTATTTATAAACGTATTAGATTTcaaggccaaaaaaaatttcatttttttgcccacaTGGATCATGCAATCATTGCAGCTTGA ATGCTTCGATGTCGTAAGGATCCGATTCGTCAAACTGGAAACTGCGTCCAGCGTTGTCTTACAACCACACCATaagaaatttttcaatttaagTGAACCAAAG AAAACGCTTGAGGAGAAGCTGCGGTACTACTCCTGCCTGACCAAACACGGCACCATCTGCATAAACCACGACGGCGTCGACTACTACTTTGACGTCATCAAGATGGACGCAG gaaaaaaaaaagacgtcGAAGTAGCCTCCATCCAAGACGCAGACGTAATTTTCGACTtcgtaaaggaaaaatacgacaagtga
- a CDS encoding hypothetical protein (putative) has translation LDIYKIAEEIADDSKLKKKYQLINDKGTFDIFFMNDKAQEYLTHVSFFFQVDTLFCLTSCNACKEELLSIVNHFNRTNAKFRLTLFDEIRYETITFGGVKGQIITTLIFACS, from the coding sequence TTAGACATTTACAAAATCGCAGAAGAAATTGCAGATGACTCAaaactgaagaaaaaatatcaactGATAAACGACAAAGGAACAttcgatatatttttcatgaatGACAAAGCGCAAGAATATTTAACTcatgtatctttttttttccaagtagATACACTCTTTTGCCTCACATCATGTAATGCTTGCAAGGAGGAGTTACTATCCATTGTTAACCATTTTAATCGGACCAATGCGAAATTTCGGTTGACCCTTTTTGATGAGATACGTTATGAAACTATAACCTTTGGGGGGGTGAAAGGACAGATAATCACTACTTTGATTTTTGCGTGTTCG
- a CDS encoding rna-binding protein (putative): MTSEENINYHYNRTNSNSSQDKKSIDEEISANEKAIKDEESEVESLRRLIAPLSKEQLIDILATSALIHQDIRDKCNEAVASSPSTRRLMVRNIPFSTRDEQFLKYFETFGEIEDGIIVREKEGRSKGYGFVTFKYVESVQKCLKSSHTLDNKELQVPNTFNYPISFVPNIYTNVPHGYQLNYPANLDSFNAFYSNTRY, from the exons ATGACTTccgaagaaaatataaattaccaCTACAACCGAACGAACTCGAATTCCTCGcaggacaaaaaaagtattGATGAGGAGATTAGTGCAAATGAGAAGGCGATAAAGGACGAGGAATCTGAAGTCGAAAGCCTCAGAAGATTAATCGCACCGCTATCGAAAGAACAGCTAATAGACATCCTGGCAACATCCGCCTTGATCCATCAAGACATACGTGACAAGTGCAACGAAGCGGTTGCTTCCTCCCCATCTACGAGAAGGCTAATGGTTCGTAACATCCCATTCAGCACTCGTgatgaacaatttttaaaatacttcGAGACTTTCGGAGAAATCGAAGATGGAATTATAGTACGAGAAAAGGAAGGCAGATCAAAAGGGTATGGTTTTGTCACTTTTAAATATGTCGAGTCCGTGCAGAAATGCTTAAAAAGTAGTCATACCTTAGACAATAAAGAGTTGCAA GTACCTAATACTTTTAACTACCCAATCTCGTTTGTTCCAAATATATACACGAATGTCCCCCATGGCTATCAGTTGAATTATCCCGCAAATTTGGATTCTTTTAATGCCTTCTACAGCAATACAaggtattaa
- a CDS encoding hypothetical protein (putative), producing the protein MFLLNENEESPKDILLNELKYKIRMLAGIVFVIRTIPMVVSLFSKSAD; encoded by the coding sequence atgtttttgcTGAACGAGAACGAGGAATCCCCCAAGGATATCCTCTTGAACGAGCTCAAGTACAAAATCCGAATGCTGGCCGGGATCGTCTTCGTTATCAGGACCATCCCCATGGTTGTAAGTTTATTCAGCAAGAGCGCCGAC
- a CDS encoding hypothetical protein (putative) has product MKTIKSEDTKITTVNVTRPWRKAHVEIDGPPSEKKQKEQNTCVVCLQNGVAKYKFVCCCEGYCSIPCFQRHDRKACLEKQRKVSRLNTLSNVESQNGEHRKSQVEERGDKPTEDDEESDEDLLTEDQKVKLKEDITLRILLKNNYVRSVFKHFTTSKDKIAYLSNYINDPTIVQVVDQIMKSVEG; this is encoded by the exons ATGAAGACGATAAAATCAGAAgacacaaaaataacaacagtCAATGTGACCCGACCCTGGAGAAAGGCACATGTGGAGAT AGATGGTCCTCCCAGCgagaagaaacagaaagaacaaaacaCCTGCGTTGTATGTCTCCAAAATGGAGTAGCGAAGTATAAGTTTGTGTGTTGCTGCGAAGGCTACTGCTCTATCCCCTGCTTTCAGAGGCACGACAGAAAGGCCTGTTTGGAGAAGCAAAGGAAGGTCAGCAGATTAAATACGCTTAGCAACGTAGAGAGCCAAAACGGTGAGCATAGAAAAAGCCAAGTGGAAGAAAGGGGAGATAAACCTACGGAGGATGACGAAGAGTCCGATGAGGACCTGCTGACAGAGGACCAAAAAGTAAAGCTAAAGGAAGACATCACCTTGAGGAtattacttaaaaataattatgtcCGTTCCGTTTTCAAGCATTTTACTACATCCAAGGACAAAATTGCGTACCTCTCCAATTATATTAACGACCCCACCATTGTGCAGGTCGTAGATCAAATTATGAAATCGGTGGAGGGTTGA
- a CDS encoding hypothetical protein (putative) has product MKVHKVKKAGEGGKAKGNTGEGGSSLVNLKIKNENIHVKNIVRTIHYVYNNRYDSETGFSYIKDILKNIIKGNVYDVEHKRYVNEYCIYELCARIVLNMVRSNAKDENFNKMMEFLFDILYYCDVLLSEKASRRGGRSTAGGANVSGGVSAGVSAGVSGGASAGVSTASSGGKDASQEYELIAKFWNRLLDNIFIKDRKQRINLCRVVKALVKKACTLQIDVSNKLCKKHDHNIRILCLNILEPFQDFNTTASYLRCLDDSHNAVRIHAIQNIAIYTDDTNGGMNNRNNYDHLIILKNFLVRINDTNPNVRISVYEKLKNHYFFIPSDMKFELLLCGLNDKDNSVRQSCYSMIIHWVQHFDDKIENLLLHLINSDIDNDLIVEQICKIHLSNIRNGVIRSGSSEFDDMKKKSSTVAPSAGERQSSRSRNELGSQDNPRKSHNGESMSQKGESTSHNNDGTSHNNDGTSHNNDGTSHNSDRNSPYGEAWYTHCINNLFLLNAAELYILRVYVQHFCDEQEKEKIDALKVINAVYYYMHLSRFNEKVYYNRKNYINCIENNESDQADNLHLFCTCGKGNSDIKTLEEARKRRFMESSIFDDELCDKCMYYRAVCSNQDGVNNDADGTSANRVESEGVNNPGEHVLINEDNINENYNYICNMKNLLMICKYLDIIETYQVDKILKCCCTVLLRGPLREVIIKCMLNNTGVNYYKLQKGHITCAYWLSSSYVYACLELLRQMVYIKNKNCDVNDVEISLTNQILGIISEIKEPFENPESEGPFFAVDTVNFAEEEEKQQNEQTQKQTQKQTQTQARLEGSPRNGTESSPKLAAKEQAEKNPLAALFNNILNVENDTIFDIIRKKKLSTLSIEHLLILCRKMQHKLDVTEAKIKDLTEMDRERSAEEVKSPKADEQKQANNNHHPLFAFHDQIRLHTQIFIKQITMLSLLRLELKRRWLRILFILESFLCKSKSHCSFDSALREFPNELLLPALNFCCSIMPEWDDKEIEDQFYDIIVSKCLGNWCMYISNDDELKKQIYAYKTAIVDTCEVLNNCLLSIENIHAKVYPSVYQKGNIDLMTQTERGLNKSGVAGNVGQGGDPQDDDTNQRRGTYDEDVNSQLIFYEYNPPNESLLNYFATNQNAWYEYKELLEKLEINSLRCEIYICVLGDLLMTHPNLNNDKLIIDAIENIWSYLNGTVNTSKYIQSICLRVFCKLLLTEYLGNHIYRLSNEEMHRMVRRSSNKLRALFEMCFLISPSTYNCVQDFKKISTFNITNINAHDKLFLFSVFSMYPSMSETNLLVFHFTFEEVLLKTCDGVLKHKLRTINYTNILTFIIFTILHKANIHFLVAHFPKYIKSILLVIIEKGVALTSRSNIVELVYKIIHIYLFHDLGDVRGRGTSAASASAEAAVPASSSISAPTADGGSAKVGGSYEPREAKKRGRKKKNAALSEETNEKKEAEDREANLKTHTNFEIEMEQAEREAQEEKKDQKGDNKNYTIFFKSALSDVNTTIKDLKTFYVLINFCMHSSDIIKSKNEIKLCEALKECLQKKIDEVRTYFVQRNLVVGAPTGVEPPTMANTNTLLDVAKMDALREEAIYEEIINEYVNYIATLPQRRFSYPVVPRGGDGCNEEEMSAEEIMEQIGHSANGERPSECISHHVRTADDMCSELPNGSYGRLFEKAAHLAVKVKYPPGEPAIEHKETHDEFIDAIEEASCSIQNSFETIDDVKKFSSPLDDLLDVDTVPKLAAARSDETVLQHERDGSPCVGYNREEAAVEEASVGKASMEKAAVEEAAVEKAAVEKAAVEKAAAAEPAEPAEPAEPAEPAEETPLREDPPNGSSMKRDKRNSPRKLTELNISSSEESPADEEHPSSLNDFESVRDAADFDDHSSGSSGSSTHSNDSTAMAFKRLNKLKRTSYTNVVSK; this is encoded by the exons ATGAAGGTGCACAAGGTGAAAAAGGCGGGCGAGGGCGGCAAGGCGAAGGGCAACACCGGAGAGGGGGGGTCCAGTTTGGTGAAtctgaaaataaaaaatgaaaatattcacGTAAAAAATATCGTACGGACTATACACTACGTGTATAACAATAGGTACGACAGCGAGACGGGCTTCTCCTACATAAAAGACATCcttaaaaatatcattaagGGCAATGTATACGACGTGGAGCACAAGCGGTACGTGAACGAGTATTGCATTTATGAGCTGTGCGCGAGGATAGTACTGAACATGGTGAGGAGCAATGCTAAGGATGAAAACTTTAACAAGATGATGGAGTTCCTGTTTGACATTTTGTACTACTGTGATGTGTTGCTCAGTGAGAAGGCCAgtcgcaggggggggagaagcaccgcTGGGGGTGCCAATGTTAGCGGCGGGGTCAGCGCCGGGGTCAGCGCCGGGGTCAGCGGTGGGGCCAGCGCCGGGGTCAGCACTGCTTCCAGCGGTGGGAAGGACGCAAGCCAGGAGTATGAACTCATCGCCAAGTTCTGGAACAGACTCCTAGACAATATATTCATCAAAGACAGGAAGCAGCGAATCAATTTATGTAGAGTGGTAAAAGCATTGGTCAAGAAGGCATGCACTTTGCAGATAGATGTATCGAACAAGTTGTGCAAAAAAcat GATCATAATATTCGGATTCTTTGTCTAAACATTTTAGAACCCTTTCAGGATTTCAACACAACAGCTAGCTACTTGCGTTGTCTTGATGATTCCCACAATGCAGTCAGAATACACGCCATTCAAAATATAGCCATTTACACAGATGACACAAACGGGGGGATGAACAACAGGAATAATTACGACCATTTGATCATCctcaaaaattttcttgtCAGAATAAATGATACCAATCCAAACGTTAGAATAAGTGTGTatgaaaagttaaaaaaccattattttttcattccatcGGATATGAAATTTGAGTTACTTTTATGTGGACTTAACGATAAGGATAACTCTGTTCGGCAGAGTTGCTACAGTATGATTATCCACTGGGTTCAACACTTCGATGACAAGATAGAGAATCTGCTCCTCCACTTAATCAATAGCGATATTGATAACGACCTAATTGTCGAgcaaatatgcaaaattcACCTGAGCAATATTAGGAATGGCGTAATCCGGAGTGGCAGCAGCGAATTCGATgacatgaagaagaaatcatCAACGGTTGCTCCATCTGCAGGGGAACGGCAGAGTAGTAGAAGTAGAAACGAGCTGGGCAGCCAAGACAATCCACGCAAGTCCCACAATGGTGAGAGTATGTCCCAAAAAGGTGAGAGTACTTCTCACAACAATGACGGTACTTCTCACAATAATGACGGTACTTCTCACAATAATGACGGTACTTCTCACAATAGTGATAGGAATAGCCCCTATGGAGAGGCCTGGTATACCCACTGCATAAACAACCTGTTCCTGCTGAACGCAGCGGAGCTGTACATTCTTCGAGTGTACGTTCAGCATTTTTGCGACGAacaagagaaggaaaaaatcgacGCACTGAAGGTGATCAACGCAGTGTACTACTACATGCACCTGAGCCGATTCAATGAGAAGGTCTACTACAACAGGAAGAACTATATTAACTGCATCGAAAATAACGAGAGTGATCAGGCGGATAATCTCCACCTGTTCTGTACATGTGGGAAGGGTAACTCGGATATAAAGACCCTGGAGGAGGCAAGGAAGAGGAGGTTCATGGAGAGTTCCATTTTTGACGACGAGCTTTGCGATAAGTGTATGTACTACCGGGCTGTGTGTAGCAACCAGGACGGTGTGAATAATGATGCGGATGGAACTTCGGCCAATCGGGTAGAGAGCGAAGGGGTGAACAACCCAGGCGAGCACGTCCTCATCAACGAAGATAATATTAACGAAAATTACAACTACATATGTAACATGAAGAACCTGCTGATGATCTGCAAATATTTGGATATCATCGAGACGTACCAGGTGGATAAAATACTCAAATGCTGCTGCACCGTCCTGTTGAGGGGTCCCCTCCGAGAAGTCATCATAAAATGTATGCTGAACAACACGGGGGTCAATTACTACAAACTGCAGAAGGGGCACATCACGTGTGCCTACTGGCTGAGCAGCAGTTATGTATACGCCTGTTTGGAGCTACTCCGACAGATGGTCTACATAAAGAACAAGAACTGCGACGTGAATGACGTGGAAATTAGTCTGACCAATCAGATACTGGGCATCATCTCGGAGATTAAGGAACCGTTCGAAAACCCGGAGAGTGAGGGCCCCTTCTTCGCGGTAGACACGGTCAACTTtgcagaggaggaggaaaagcaGCAAAATGAGCAGACGCAGAAGCAGACGCAGAAGCAGACGCAGACGCAGGCGAGGCTGGAAGGCTCCCCTCGAAATGGGACAGAGAGTTCCCCTAAACTGGCTGCAAAGGAGCAGGCGGAGAAGAACCCCCTGGCGGCGCTCTTCAACAACATCCTCAACGTGGAAAACGACACCATCTTTGATATCAtcaggaagaagaaactaAGCACTCTGTCGATCGAGCACCTGCTGATCCTGTGCAGGAAGATGCAGCACAAGCTGGACGTCACAGAGGCGAAGATAAAAGATTTGACCGAGATGGATAGGGAACGATCTGCTGAAGAAGTAAAGTCCCCTAAGGCAGATGAGCAGAAGCAGGCTAACAACAATCACCATCCACTCTTCGCATTCCATGACCAGATCAGACTACACAcgcaaatatttataaagcAGATAACAATGTTGAGTTTGCTTCGACTAGAACTTAAAAGGAGATGGTTAAGAATTCTATTCATATTGGAATCATTTCTATGCAAAAGTAAGTCTCACTGTTCATTCGATTCAGCTTTGCGAGAATTCCCAAACGAGTTGTTACTTCCTGCATTGAATTTTTGTTGCTCCATAATGCCAGAATGGGATGACAAAGAAATAGAAGAtcaattttatgatataatTGTTTCCAAGTGTTTGGGTAATTGGTGCATGTATATAAGTAATGACGATGAATTGAAGAAGCAGATTTATGCTTACAAAACTGCAATAGTGGATACATGTGAAGTATTGAATAACTGCCTTCTTAgtattgaaaatattcacGCAAAAGTTTATCCTAGTGTGTATCAGAAGGGCAACATCGATTTGATGACTCAGACAGAAAGGGGACTTAATAAAAGTGGTGTTGCAGGAAATGTTGGGCAGGGGGGAGATCCACAGGATGATGACACGAATCAACGAAGAGGAACATACGATGAGGATGTGAATAGCCAACTTATTTTCTATGAATATAATCCCCCAAATGAGTCCCTATTGAATTATTTTGCGACGAATCAGAATGCATGGTATGAATATAAGGAGTTGttagaaaaattagaaataaattcTTTGCGGTGTGAAATATACATTTGCGTTTTGGGAGACTTACTCATGACGCACCCAAATTTAAACAATGATAAACTGATTATCGATGCGatagaaaatatttggaGCTATCTAAATGGCACTGTCAACACGAGCAAATATATTCAGTCCATATGTCTGCGAGTCTTCTGCAAGTTATTGTTAACCGAATATTTGGGGAATCACATTTACAGATTGTCCAATGAGGAAATGCACAGAATGGTGAGAAGGTCATCCAATAAATTGAGAGCTCTATTTGAAATGTGCTTCCTCATCTCTCCTTCTACATACAATTGTGTCCAggatttcaaaaaaattagtacATTTAACATAACGAATATAAATGCACATGATAAACTGTTCCTCTTTTCTGTGTTCTCTATGTATCCTTCCATGAGTGAGACTAATCTGTTGGTCTTTCATTTCACCTTCGAAGAAGTACTACTAAAAACATGCGACGGAGTTTTGAAGCATAAGTTGAGGACCATCAACTATACCAATATTCTCacctttattatttttaccattCTGCATAAGGCCAATATACATTTCCTCGTTGCGCACTTCCCCAAGTACATAAAATCGATCCTACTGGTCATCATAGAGAAGGGTGTCGCCTTGACTAGCCGCTCAAACATTGTCGAGCTGgtgtacaaaattatacacaTTTATCTCTTTCACGACTTGGGAGATGTCCGGGGAAGGGGCACCTCCGCAGCTTCCGCTTCGGCCGAGGCTGCTGTCCCTGCTTCTAGTTCCATTTCCGCTCCCACCGCTGATGGGGGAAGTGCCAAAGTGGGCGGGTCGTACGAACCCagggaagcgaaaaaaagaggcaggaaaaaaaaaaacgcagcacTTTCTGAAGAAACaaacgagaaaaaagaagcagaagataGAGAAGCAAACCTAAAGACTCATACCAATTTCGAAATAGAAATGGAACAAGCAGAAAGAGAAgcacaggaagaaaaaaaggaccaaAAAGGAGACAATAAAAACTACaccattttcttcaaaagtGCCCTCTCAGATGTTAACACCACCATTAAAGATTTAAAGACGTTTTATGTTCTCATCAATTTTTGTATGCACTCGagtgatattataaaatcgaaaaatgaaattaaattgTGTGAAGCATTGAAGGAATgtttgcagaaaaaaatagacgaGGTTAGGACCTACTTCGTACAAAGGAACCTTGTGGTTGGTGCTCCAACAGGGGTAGAACCCCCAACCATGGCGAATACAAATACCCTTCTAGATGTAGCCAAAATGGACGCCCTAAGGGAAGAAGCCATTTATGAGGAAATCATTAATGAGTATGTTAACTATATAGCAACTTTGCCGCAAAGGAGATTTTCCTACCCAGTTGtccccagggggggggatggCTGCAATGAGGAGGAAATGTCAGCAGAAGAAATCATGGAACAAATTGGTCATAGTGCGAATGGGGAACGCCCAAGTGAATGCATCTCTCATCATGTGCGTACTGCCGATGATATGTGTAGTGAATTACCAAATGGAAGCTACGGACGCCTCTTCGAGAAGGCGGCCCACTTGGCTGTTAAGGTGAAATATCCTCCCGGTGAGCCTGCCATAGAACACAAAGAGACGCATGACGAATTCATCGACGCAATTGAAGAGGCGTCATGTTCGATCCAAAACAGTTTCGAGACCATCGATGACGTTAAGAAGTTTAGCTCCCCCCTTGACGACCTTCTAGATGTGGACACTGTGCCCAAGCTTGCCGCCGCCCGGAGCGACGAAACGGTTTTGCAGCACGAGCGGGATGGCTCCCCTTGCGTAGGCTACAACCGGGAGGAGGCGGCAGTGGAGGAGGCATCAGTGGGGAAGGCATCAATGGAGAAGGCAGCAGTGGAGGAGGCAGCCGTGGAGAAGGCAGCCGTGGAGAAGGCAGCAGTGGAGAAGGCAGCAGCCGCCGAACCCGCCGAACCCGCCGAACCCGCCGAACCCGCCGAACCCGCCGAAGAAACTCCCCTTAGGGAAGACCCCCCCAACGGCAGCAGCATGAAGCGAGATAAGCGAAACTCCCCGCGCAAGCTAACCGAACTGAACATAAGTTCCAGCGAAGAAAGCCCCGCGGACGAGGAGCACCCCTCAAGCTTGAACGACTTCGAGAGCGTGAGGGATGCCGCCGATTTTGACGACCACAGCAGCGGCAGCAGCGGAAGCAGCACGCACAGCAACGACTCCACCGCCATGGCCTTTAAGCGCTTAAATAAATTGAAGCGCACCAGCTACACGAACGTCGTTTCGAAGTGA
- a CDS encoding hypothetical protein (putative), whose amino-acid sequence QMILHIYQSLLLLLLKNIYMSRGIYISRGIYISTAICSKSVGAPKMRRDFPASRNSCVKTEGVVVTGNKNEIRKNEARKKEARKKEAPKRGPTHLFVNTISGDKKKILKKVKKECGRGGIKRERMMVCVHPPNGSDTKNIKVQNLPSGTPSFFVIKNFQRRWKRINVTKNELQLKYCFLIGQEFCFSEVSRDTYIGLVNKKIYLFKESEEGVFYQCVYDRSGGSSGEWSGGRSDGRSGGRSDGAEGEDEPQEAHSSNPEKANTNDHYDQDVNDFFNLQFPLSKNIEMWKKKDKRMKEITDKIRGLRILKADSVESFFSFLCSTNNNIPRITLMIDCLRRRYGRFLATVMFDGQDVLVKVREDGDAQGMPLNRNQQGVGVVKDQQGVGVVKNQRGVGVKKDQQGVRLKVGEAHSMRVKGEPPQNGDTEEERPSVFPLKWEPQLRIRVKEEYPQNGAGAEEQNGSAAEEYPQNGTAAEEYPQNGDDGDDGDDGGRADGKDRIFYEHLKTAIKEERQMKIFPFYEFPSVEILSKLKEQDLRNLGFGYRSSYVIESAKMLVKRGSEEWIQDLKKEKKTKNCIDQLILFPGIGLKVANCICLFGLNKFDCIPIDTHIYDIIYKYYQNIVESECASVPRRSAVGADNAANVARGTPIKGKKGKPTTRQTIPTCVDRVLKQEGEKDTRPNSKRHSKPNSKQQKKALTTSLYIRLYTRLKDLLGPNCGWAQTILFASELKKFSHLFE is encoded by the coding sequence CAAATGATACTGCACATTTATCAATCCCTCCTCCTTCTATTGTTAAAGAATATTTACATGAGCAGAGGAATTTACATCAGCAGAGGAATTTACATCAGCACAGCAATTTGTAGTAAATCGGTTGGAGCACCTAAAATGAGGAGGGACTTCCCGGCCAGCAGGAACTCTTGCGTCAAAACTGAAGGTGTAGTAGTCacaggaaacaaaaatgaaatccgaaaaaatgaagcccgaaaaaaagaagcccgaaaaaaagaagcccCTAAAAGAGGCCCCACGCACTTATTCGTAAATACCATCAgcggggacaaaaaaaagatacttAAGAAAGTCAAAAAGGAATGTGGAAGAGGGGGAATCAAGCGGGAGAGGATGATGGTTTGCGTCCATCCTCCAAATGGAAGCGACACGAAGAACATTAAGGTGCAGAATCTACCCAGTGGAACCCCCTCCTtctttgtaataaaaaatttccaacgCAGATGGAAAAGAATTAATGTGACAAAAAATGAGTTACAACTAAAATACTGCTTCTTGATTGGACAGGAATTCTGCTTCAGTGAAGTGAGCAGGGATACCTACATCGGGttggtgaataaaaaaatttatctttttaaGGAGTCCGAGGAGGGGGTCTTCTACCAGTGCGTTTACGATCGGAGCGGTGGGAGCAGCGGTGAGTGGAGCGGCGGACGGAGCGATGGACGGAGCGGTGGACGGAGCGACGGAGCCGAAGGGGAGGACGAGCCCCAGGAGGCCCACAGTAGCAATCCAGAGAAGGCAAACACGAACGATCACTACGACCAAGATGTAAACGATTTCTTCAATCTGCAATTTCcgttaagtaaaaatatcgaaatgtggaaaaaaaaagacaaaagaaTGAAAGAAATTACCGATAAAATTAGGGGCTTGAGAATATTAAAGGCCGATTCGGTGGaatcatttttctccttcctttgtTCCACTAATAATAACATTCCCAGGATAACGTTAATGATAGACTGCCTGAGGAGGCGGTACGGCAGGTTCCTCGCCACAGTCATGTTTGACGGCCAGGATGTGCTGGTCAAAGTGAGGGAGGACGGGGACGCACAAGGGATGCCCTTGAATAGGAATCAACAGGGAGTTGGCGTGGTGAAGGATCAACAGGGAGTTGGCGTGGTGAAGAATCAACGGGGAGTTGGCGTGAAGAAGGATCAACAGGGAGTTCGCCTTAAGGTGGGGGAGGCACACTCAATGCGAGTGAAAGGGGAGCCCCCCCAAAATGGTGATACGGAGGAGGAACGTCCTTCCGTTTTTCCACTGAAGTGGGAGCCGCAACTGCGCATTCGGGTGAAGGAGGAGTAcccacaaaatggggcagGAGCGGAGGAGCAAAATGGGTCCGCAGCGGAGGAGTACCCACAAAATGGGACCGCAGCGGAGGAGTacccacaaaatggagacgaTGGAGACGATGGAGACGATGGAGGCCGCGCGGACGGGAAGGACAGAATCTTCTACGAGCACCTAAAGACGGCCATCAAAGAGGAACGGCAGATGAAGATTTTCCCCTTCTATGAATTCCCAAGTGTAGAAATACTATCCAAGTTAAAAGAGCAAGATTTAAGGAACCTAGGGTTCGGATATAGAAGTAGCTACGTTATTGAGAGTGCCAAAATGTTAGTGAAACGAGGAAGTGAAGAATGGATTCAGGAccttaaaaaggagaagaaaacaaaaaattgcattgaCCAATTAATACTCTTCCCAGGCATAGGGCTCAAAGTAGCTAACTGCATCTGCCTCTTCGGTTTGAATAAATTTGATTGCATTCCCATAGACACGCACATATATGacataatatataagtaCTACCAAAATATTGTGGAGTCTGAGTGCGCGTCGGTTCCTCGTCGCAGTGCGGTTGGAGCTGATAACGCGGCGAACGTGGCTCGAGGAACTCCGATAAAAGGTAAGAAGGGGAAGCCAACCACTAGGCAAACCATACCCACTTGTGTCGACCGTGTGCTCAAACAGGAAGGTGAAAAAGACACAAGGCCCAATTCGAAACGCCATTCGAAACCTAATTCAAAGCAGCAGAAGAAGGCCCTGACAACTTCTCTCTACATCAGACTGTACACAAGGCTGAAGGACTTACTGGGGCCCAATTGCGGGTGGGCACAAACCATCCTTTTCGCGTCCGAGTTGAAAAAGTTCAGCCACCTGTTCGAGTAG